caaggaaatcatgataggaaatacaagccacTAAACagagtatatatctctcaattgataagatattcccTGGGCcagggaatatcatatcaatttggagatatatactctgtatgcaggcgctgctggaatgttaatACATAGGAATGGaatgttcacaattgggaagttgGGAAGCTGAAATGATCTCTTTTTTCATGAGAAATTAGTTTATACACAGAGGCATGAAacacaaatatataattttgGGCTTGTTCTCATTTTGAAAAGGGAATGGATTCATTCctttattcaaagaaaaaaaactcTTTTTACTTTCTGTTCTTTGTAGTGAAATTCTTAcaattaatttgtataaaaaaaatatattttaattagaaCTTTCTCAGTGCATAATACTGTTCTGATGCatactattttattttgaaatatcttttattgtttaAAGTCAGGCTGTGCTGGTTGAAAATACTATGTACCTCTCTGGGCAAATAGGAATGGATCCTTCTACTGGTAACCTTGTATCCGGTGGTGTTGTGCCAGAGACAGAACAGGTATGTATATGATCCCTTCTACTGGTAACCTTGTATCTGGTGGTGTTGTGTCTGAGACAGAAcaggtatgtacatgtataaacatggTCCCTTTTACTGGTAACCTTGTATCTGATGGTGTTGTGCCAGAGACAGAAcaggtatgtacatgtatgaacatgATCATTTCTACTGATAACCTTGTATCTTGTGGTGTTGTGCCAGAGACAGAACAGGTATGTGTAAAGCAAGAACATGGTCCCTTCTACTGGTAACCTTGTATCTGGTGGTGTTGTACCAGAGACAGAACAGGTATGTGTAAAGCAAGAACATGGTCCCTtctaccaaggatttgtatagtatacaaatccttgcttctACTGGTAACCTTGTATCAGTGTTGTTGTACCAGAGACAGAACAGGCGGACATAAGGTTACCAGTAGAAGGATCCATGTACATACCTGTTCTGTCTCTGGTACAACACCACCAGACACAAGGTTACCAGTAGAAGGAACCATGTTCTTGCTTTACACATACTAGCCATTGCTAGCTGTTCTGTCTCTGGTACAACACCACCAGATACAAGGTTACCAGTAGAAGGGACCATGTCCTTGTGTCCGTCAGATTTGTGCCAGAGACAGAGCAGGTATGTGTAAAGCAAAACTGTATCCTGGTTAAATTTGATCCGGTGGAAAAAATGTCATAGTAATTGTTGTCATTATTTTATCTGGAGGAAAATTTTttgctattatatttttttcctttgccgtgaaattctatctgggttGTTAAACTATTGAgtagttattaaaaaaaacttaatcttTACAAATactttgaaataataatagtgtatttgaagTTATGCTTTTAAGttggtaaaaaaatgtattataatgggaaataatttcacagattataattgaaaataatatcctgaaatattaaagtaaatatcattcttttaaaaagatttaaaaattaacatgaaacatatgaaagaaaaccagaagtaatttAAAAGATCTtaattgtgaaataatatcatgatttatttaatatatataaaataaggttagtgaaataagggtaaaagtgagttgtttatAGATCATAATTTCACTATGAAAAAGATTCAggaattatataatattttaatatctttaaaatataaattgctcataattacctccctttcatTGATAAGTAATGGCAAATTTGTTATACCTTTTTGAAACATTTATGATTAtggtcaggtatatattgattgcgaGTAACTTACGTAGTTAATGGAACTCTATTTCACAAGGTTCTGTGAAATATGGAGCGTAAAATATAGACTGGTACTGGACTATTGGTACATATTATCCTCATATGACTGGTAACTTCAGTGTCTGGTTTGAATTTTAAAGGGAACAGTCCTATGAACAAGACAGTTTCAAATTAGTTTAAACGGTTTTATGTAGACATACTGTCAAGCATAGTATGTTTTATTTCATGAAGGTTTTTTCTCGCCTTGCAAAACATAGGGATAACATTCAGTGGTGACAACAGTGTACTGTAACTTACTTGTCTATTTAAAGCTTTATTTTTCAggaggtagaagacctggatgcttcatacctgGTATTCTGATTCATTATGTTTCAATTTTTGGAGTTTGGTCTATCATATgaccattgtccttgacctcattttcgtggtttAGTAAAAGCttccaaaaaaaattacaaatttatgcCCTGCTGTtgtggagggggcattaagttttaccaaTGGTCGTATGTACGTCCGTATGTAGGTCTGTTCCTTCATACATCCCTTAATTGGTTTCCACTCTaaaacttaagtttgcctcaaccaaatgttaggaaacttatacacaatactaattaccataaaacacagatcaggtttgaattttggtggtgtcacttttgcCTTTCTAGAGTTttgctcctttacaaatggataaatttcaaaattttttgtttccattctcttaaAATGAGTTTGCCTtaataaaatgttatgaaacttatacacaatgcttattaccttaAGACACAGATAAAgtatgaattttggtggcgtcatttTTAaggttctagagttatgctcctttacaaatggaaatattgctgaatttttcatttctgttctctgactttagtttgcctcaacctcATGTTGtgaaacatatacacaattgCTTATTACatcaaaacacagatcaagacCAAATTGTGGTGGGTTCACatttaccgttctagagttatgacCCTCTACAAATGGaaatattgctgattttttttctccatattctctaactttagtttgcctcaaccaaatgttatgaaacttgtgcACAATGCTAATTATCCCAAAATGCAGATCAAGTTCAAAAGTTGGTGGTGTcatttttactgttctagagttatgtccctttataacattatatgcaagcaggggcatcatctgtgaccaatggacacattccccatttatttgtaATCAGAAATACTtagtcaatattattttttttttatttagtctaTTTGTCAAATACTGCAGATAAGCAAGAAGTCAATGTATCAGTTTTTGTGTTATGGACATATATCTTAAGtcataggtcaattatatttggtgtatgaaatgattgtaaggtgtacagacttttttttaactgaattttaatgtgtgtattgttatgcgttcacttttctacattggttagaggtataggggagggttgagatctcataaacatgtttaaccccgccacatttttgcgcctgtcccaagtcgggagcctctggcctttgttagtcttgtattatttttaattttagttcgtgtgtacaatttggagtttagtatggcgtccattatcactgaactagtacatttgtatatatatttgtttaggggccagctgaaggacgcctctagatgcaggaatttctcgctgcattgaagacctgttggtgaccttctgctgttgtctgttctatggtcaggttgttgtctcttagacacattccccatttccattctcaattttataataactgaaatgaagaaatagttttatttataaggaaaatgaataaaagtcaaacaATTTATGCTatgaaatcatattaaaacagcaATGCACTGTATTAAcataaattgttaaatattttaagcactaaatatcaaaatgataaccctattttttttaagtgttaggcacaatatattaaaatgttaaatacaatatatacagttcattggtcaattttcaatttgcaattaGGTCTGTTCCTCagatattataagtaataggctAACTTTATTTGTGACTGGTATGACTTTAAGGtcattgaccttgaccttatttacATTGATCATTGGTTCTATTAAAGTTTATGTGATATGGGTAGTGAAACCTCAAACTACTCTTGTTCAACATACATTCTATCATGATAAGTAAAGCAGGTGACATTTTAAACTGTGACTCTTgttattttaagttaaatttttaaagctGATTTGTATAATTGTTATGGGttttaatcattgttgaaggctgtatggtgacctatagttgctttcATCCATTTCATTTTGACTTCGGTGGAGGCTTTtcaaattggcaatcataccacatcttcctatatttaaaCTTGTGTGATGAGTACTAAACCCTGGCCATACTTTATGTAATgatatatgaaatgaaaaaaagtacaGAGGAAAATATGCTAGGATATCAAAGAGACTTAATAAGACACTTAATAAAACTTAATAACAGATATTACAGTTTATAATTAACAGTATTCAAGGGACTACCTAAAAGactgttttatattgtatattttaggCACTTAGAAATATGGGAGCTGTATTAGGAGCTGCTGGAGCTGATTTTAATAACAGTGAGTATACAGATGTGTtctgaacaaataaaaaaaataaggttaTAAACtagtacaaattttttttttaatcttgctAATAAATGCTATCATAAAAATTATTGAGAAATTCCTGTTGAcaatttcttatttctatttgATCCAAATCATAAAatctctttattttattttttagttgtcAAGGCAACAGTCCTATTACAGAATATGAATGATTTTGCAGCAGTCAATGATGTTTATGTAAAATGTAAgtttaaaatatctttagaatTTAACATCAGTGCTAATAAAACCTACCAAGTTGAAGTCAGAAGTAACTATGGTACTGTTCATGAGTAATAATTAAATTTACTGATAGGAGCTACAGTGAGTTCCATTAGTATATATCATAGGGGTGGGGGgaggggtaggaggggtcctgatcccgaaatcctgggcttccaaattaaaatagattaaaatcctgacatcccggaattcaagaaaaaaattccctgatcccgaaagggtcaatcccaaaatcctgagcttaaaaacacccaatcctaTCCCCCTCATCATATCAGTTTACAGATATAATCTTGCATGAGTACATTAAACAAATAACTTTCCAGTTATGTTACTCACGGAAAAGTAATTAGAATATTTTCGGTATTGACTTTTCAGATGATACTTTCATAGTTTCATGTTAAAGTCATTGTATTTAAGTTAGGAATTGTTTATTAGATTTCTGTTCACACACAAAATAAACTTATTTATTCGTCCAAGCAAATAATGTTGTGTTACCTGTCTCCCTATATATAGCCTGAATTTTCATGTCTATATACCCTAacccattttataaaaaaaatctatttaagcACTGTTTAATTCCACTTATTACCCTATtattaaagaattaaaatatttacaaatatgaaattattttacCTAACTTATCTCTTTTTTTCTTCCATTGGACAGGAAACaagtatacatatatttttggcCTTACATGGAGAGACACATTTGGCCTTACATGGAGAGACACATTTGTGGTTTTAAtgtattcaataaataaaagccTGTAAATACATATCATCAGAAATAATAGGTGGTATCGTTTTCACTGTAACTTGAGGTATTCTTCTGACCTTATCACTCCATTAAAAGTTAATAGTTTTATGATACTATCACCATAATCGATTacaattttaaattcatcatttCTATCCTTTGCAATTTAATTTATAGCTCTAACGGTGAACTTAAACTTAGTTTTATGGATTATTCAGTTACAATTAAAGAGAAAAGTTATCTAGTCTTATAGTTATGTTTATTTGAAGGCAATCAAGAGTATAAAAtctgccgtacggtgacctatagttgctaatgtctgtgtcattttgtttttttgtggatagttgtctcattggcaatcatgccacatcttcttttttatatttaatcttaaCTTTTTCCTTGAGAAGAAGTTCtcgtgtaaaaataaaataaaatcattggtCAACCAATAAGGTATAAGGCAACATTTAGTGCATaagttaattatttttaaaacttaaaatgccCAACATCCTTCCCAaaaacaaccagatgctccgcagggcgtagctttatacgaccgcagaggttgaaccctgaacggttggggcaagtatggacacaacattcaagctggattcagctctaaatttggattgtgattaaatagttgacacagcataggtttctgacacagaatgaacgtgttctaatgaacttaaaatttttgttttctcttagagcaattcactatgctgttgaatattaatcctctcaaaacaagaatgtgtcctcagtacacgaatgccccactcgcactatcattttccatgttcagtggaccgtgaaattggggtaaaaactctaatttggcattaaaattagaaagatcatatcataggggacatgtgtactaagtttgaagtcgattggacttaaacttcatcaaaaactaccttgaccaaaaactttaacctgaagcgggacagacagacggagggacggacgaacgaacggacagacggacggacggacggacgcacagaccagaaaacataatgcccctctactatcgtaggtggggcataaaaatgtttgaagaaattttcttttttatttatgaaatttcaaatgagaaaaattgaacccaatttttttaatcacatccccctttcccttattccaaaactaatctcaattaaaatttctaatggagtttgcaacaataactactcatttaaatacatcataaaatattaagatgtaaaaaaaactgcttgttatcactgaatgttatttattataatttatcagttggtagtaaaaagtgaatatacattgtatattgtatataacaaagatttaagttgattctggacaaagaaagataactccaattaaaaaaaaatcttgctattgcacaatattttgcaattagatatttcttgcttactattctggacaaagaaagataactctaattaaaaaaaaatttgctatttcacaatattgtgcaattagatatttcttgccattgtgcaatactgtgcaattgaaaagacttgctattgcacaatacttaatataataattttaaatcctgatttggaccaacttgaaaactgggcccataataaaaaatctaagtacatttttggattcagtatatcaaagaaccccaagatttcaatttttaatgaaatcagactaagtttaattttggaccctttggactttagtgtagaccaatttgaaaacaggaccaaaaatgaagaatctacatacacagttagatttggtatatcaaagaaccccatttattcaatttttgatgaaatcaaacaaagtttaattttggaccccgatttggaccaacttgaaaactgggccaataatcaagaatctaagtacatttttagattcagcatatcaaagaacctaactgattcattttttgtcaaaatcaaactaagtttaattttggaccctttggaccttaatgtagaccaatttgaaaacgggaccaaaagttaagaatctacatacacagtcatgacagttagattcggcatatcaaagaaccccaattattcaattttgatgaaatcaaacaaagtttaattttggaccctttgggccccttattctgttgggaccaaaactcccaaaatcaataccaaccttccttttatggtcataaaccttgtgtttaaatttcatagatttctatttacttatactaacgttatggtgcgaaaaccaagaaaaaagcttatttgggtccctttttggcccctaattcctaaactgttgggacctaaactcccaaaatcaataccaaccttccttttgtagtcattaacattgtgtttaaatttcattgatttctatttacttaaactaaagttattgtgcgaaaaccaagaataatgcttatttgggcccttttttggcccctaattcctaaactgttgaaacctaaactcccaaaatcaatcccaaccgttcttttgtagtcataaaccttgtgtcaaaatttcatagatttctatttacttaaactaaagttatagtgcgaaaaccaagaaaatgcttatttgggccctttttggcccctaattcctaaaatgttgggaccaaaactcccaaaatcaataccaaccttccttttgtggtcataaaccttgtgttaaaatttcatagatttccattcacttttactaaagttagagtgcgaaaactaaaagtattcggacgccggacgacgacgacgacgcagacgccaacgtgatagcaatatacgacgaaaaatttttcaaattttgcggtcgtataaaaacaaaaatatttttaaaaatgaacagattgacaataaacattttttcaaacttcaagcattaataaaatattttcaagtgGCTTGGTTTTTTCTAAGTGTGTTTACAGTTAATACACACATGTTTAATATGGCGTTATAAATAATGTAGTATTGTATTTCAAGATTTATTGAAAAGATAATTAGACCATTGAATGTCTGTTTACCTTGATAGATGGTAAGAGATTAAATATGCTACATACAtgaatgacaatgtaaaaagatattttattgacAGTTTAAATACATCACAAACTTACTGTATATGCAGTTATAGTTAAAACCACAAAGGTTTAAATACTGTTATAAATATTTCTTAGTGGGGTACCAATTATCAAGGATGTAGCTGATTGAGTTGTACCTGGAATTAAAGTATTTATCACAATACAAACTATTTGCAGAATTATTTAAAACCATAAAGTCAAATAACTACTTAATTCACTAAAGTTACATTTTTCCTCAATTATTGAAAGTTGAAACTCTAGAAAAAGTTTAAATCCAGTaaattattaatttcaaaatttttaaataattgtttattcaattcaaaaatattatgaatttttatctGAAGCTccaaaaaaaatgtcttaaagtttaaatacatgtactagtaaaCATAAGTTTGATATGAGTAATACTTGTAATACTCGTTCAGTCTGTCATCTTCCCTCTGCTCATGACAGCTGGCAGGTAATTTCAAGCAGGATAAGTTAATCTTATTAATTTCCAAATCTATTTACATCATCAGTATAAAATAGCAATACAATGTTTGTTTTCCGTAAAACAGTTCATGTCAtatgtacattttaaaataacatattttataaatcctTCCTGCCAGTATTTGTAAGCAAAAGTTCTACAATGCACTGTGAGTGTACTTTTCATTTCACctctacagtggcggatccaggatgTCCATTTAAGattcattttgtcattttgttttcgttGCAAATGATAGGGTTTATCCCACTCAAAAGTGTTTTAATCAATAAGCTCTCCTTAAAGAtgttaatacatttgtacatgtaaaattcATATAAACACTtgggttttcccttttgaatggttttacactagtaattttggtgccctttatagcttgttgttcggtgtgaaccaagactccatgttgaaggccgtacctttggtttattttcttcaaatttgcccaacaaaataattttttttctaatggcAACTGAATATTTAGATGTATATCAAAAATGTTAACATGCCTAGAACACCATTACATATGTCAGATGAATATGGATAAATGGAGTCCATCAGAGTGTAATAACAGTCATGACAACCTGTTTCTTattgtttgttttcataatttttaattgCAATTAATTTCATCATCAGACATCTGTAGAAGTTAACATGGTTTCTGccattgtcttgtcttgtcttgtcttgtatgAATATCCTGCCTTTGAAAGGCACACCTCTGGTTTCAGAGTAGAATGAATAATGGTGTATATAACACCCACAAATGTTTCTCACACTTTTCAAAATCTAAAACAGaacaatttagattttaaatattcacGCCTTTGACTGAGTGGTTGCAAGTAACCCTTTCTTTTTATTCGTCGGTAATGTTAATAATAGTGTATTACGTCTAATATGCAACGCAAAGCAAAGTTTTCTACTAATGTACTCTTCAAGATGAAGAAAGTCAGTACATCCGCATTTACATTGACAATTACAGAGCAaggcattatcattttctatatttttaacaGATTTCCCAAAGAATTACCCAGCTAGAGCAGCGTACCAGGTGGCAGCTTTACCAAAGGTTggtatagttcttttgtatttctcAGTAGAACAATACACTGAATCTACAAACATACAGTACACAttcaaattagttttaaaaaGTTCTACTTAGTTTGATATCTATTACCAATGAACTAGTTCACATTTATGtacaggggccagctgaagcacgcatCTGGGGGCAGCATTTTCTCGCTtagttgaagacccattggtggcctttggctgttttctgctctttggtcgggttgttatctcttcgacatattccccatttatatcattatttattttatatgtctttgtttcttcatttttttcttggAACTATTTTTTTacctgaacatacatgaaatatttgccactggacagaAAGCAACCACCAATCAATATtgtcaatatgtttttttaatatgtatataattaCACCTCTACCTAATTACACCTCTATCAGTTGTTTTGGTTGATAGTtctagtctcattggcaatacaaCTACATCCTATTGGGTGCTATACATGTAGATGTGTGTAATTTATTTATGTATCTTTTAATAGTTTTGctcatttttctttatttgtaaaataatggTTATTCTGTATTAACTTGATAACTGTAGTTTTGGCATACTTTTGGAGTAATTCTTTAGattttagcacctcattattCTGTACTcattttttgtccattattctctattctgtaaaccccatccccACCCTCATCttattgtccattattctctattctgtaaaccccatccccACCCTCATCttattgtccattattctctattctgtaaaccccatccccACCCTCATCttattgtccattattctctattctgtaaaccccatccacaccctcatcttattgtccattattctctattctgtaaaccccatccacaccctcatcttattgtccattattctctattctgtaaaccccatccccACCCTCATCttattgtccattattctctgttctgtaaaccccatccacaccctcatcttattgtccattattctctgttctatAAACCCCATCCACAGCCTCATCttattgtccattattctctattctgtaaaccccatccccACCCTCATCttattgtccattattctctattctgtaaaccccatcaaCACCCTCATCttattgtccattattctctgttctgtaaaccccatccccACCCTCATCttattgtccattattctctattctgtaaaccccatcaaCACCCTCATCttattgtccattattctctattctgtaaaccccatcaaCACCCTCATCttattgtccattattctctattctgtaaaccccatccccACCCTCATCttattgtccattattctctattctgtaaaccccatccacaccctcatcttattgtccattattctctattctgtaaaccccatccccACCCTCATCttattgtccattattctctgttctgtaaaccccatccccACCCTCATCttattgtccattattctctgttctgtAAACCCCATCAACACCCTCATCttattgtccattattctctgttctgtaaaccccatccccACCCTCATCttattgtccattattctctattctgtaaaccccatcaaCACCCTCATCttattgtccattattctctattctgtaaaccccatccacaccctcatcttattgtccattattctctattctgtaaaccccatccccACCCTCATCttattgtccattattctctattctgtaaaccccatccacaccctcatcttattgtccattattctctattctgtaaaccccatcaaCACCCTCATCttattgtccattattctctattctgtaaaccccatccacaccctcatcttattgtccattattctctattctgtaaaccccatccacaccctcatcttattgtccattattctctattctgtaaaccccatcaacccccccccccccccccccccccccccatcttaTTGTTATAGGTATTATTAATCtgaagttttaattattttttttttattccagggaGCACAAGTAGAGATTGAAGCAGTTGCCATTCTAGGAGAAATTACTGATGTTGAACATACAGAAAGTTGAggaataaaacaaatacatttatacaaacatttttatatttaatttattggaTGAATAATGATAGGTTATGTATCtgtcaatttaaaatatatatttcataaatggaCAGGAAGACAAGAATTGAACAAAAAGGTTATTTGATCTCCCTTCATAGATAATTTATCTGTAATATTTCATAAATGGATAAGTtagaaaataattgaataaaaaggTTATGGAGTGATCTCCCTTCAGTGATCAGCAAAACTGATTTCAGGTTTACCTAATGTGTTCAGTATTAGGAAAGGGAGGCTGACATAGTGAGAAATGAAAGCCAGTTCTGCATTGCTGGTGAATAGATTGATTTTTCAATCTCAATTTCCAAATgttcatgatagatatacatAGTTAAGATAAAAGGAtgttttacagtgacttgactgttagtgttgctatccaccaattgcaattcattcaaa
This sequence is a window from Mytilus edulis chromosome 1, xbMytEdul2.2, whole genome shotgun sequence. Protein-coding genes within it:
- the LOC139518785 gene encoding 2-iminobutanoate/2-iminopropanoate deaminase-like isoform X1; translated protein: MAGIVRKIIKTVKAPAAIGPYSQAVLVENTMYLSGQIGMDPSTGNLVSGGVVPETEQALRNMGAVLGAAGADFNNIVKATVLLQNMNDFAAVNDVYVKYFPKNYPARAAYQVAALPKGAQVEIEAVAILGEITDVEHTES
- the LOC139518785 gene encoding 2-iminobutanoate/2-iminopropanoate deaminase-like isoform X2 codes for the protein MVPFTGNLVSDGVVPETEQVCTCMNMIISTDNLVSCGVVPETEQALRNMGAVLGAAGADFNNIVKATVLLQNMNDFAAVNDVYVKYFPKNYPARAAYQVAALPKGAQVEIEAVAILGEITDVEHTES
- the LOC139518785 gene encoding 2-iminobutanoate/2-iminopropanoate deaminase-like isoform X3, which encodes MVPSTGNLVSGGVVPETEQALRNMGAVLGAAGADFNNIVKATVLLQNMNDFAAVNDVYVKYFPKNYPARAAYQVAALPKGAQVEIEAVAILGEITDVEHTES